CAAAGCAGCCTGCGCATCTTGATCCAGCTTCGCCGGATCTTCTTCCAATGCTTCCAAATACAACCGCAGCGTCGCACCCGTTGTGCCCGTGCCAGATTTGCGCAGGACGAATCGCGTCCCATCCCCAAACATCACACGTAGGCCCTGCTGGTGGGACACGGACCCATCAACCGGATCGTTATAGCTGAATTCATCCGCCGCTGTGACGGTTAGACCCGCAAAAACCTGCCCGACGAGCTCCGCTTGTTTATCGCGTAGGCCGTTAAAGACGATATCAGCCTGTTCCGTTGGAATGGCTTCGAAATCATGCCGCGAATAGTAGTTCCGACCATAGACAGCCCAATGCGCTTTCAGCAATTCCGCAACGCCCTGTCCGGTCGCCGCAATTATGTTCAACCACATCAGTACAGCCCAAAGACCGTCTTTTTCACGGATGTGGTCCGACCCCGTGCCAAAGCTTTCTTCGCCGCACAGTGCCACTTGCCCGTCGTCCATCAGGTTACCGAAAAACTTCCATCCTGTCGGGGTCTCGAAGCAAGGCAAGCCGAGCGATTTGGCCACCCGATCCACCGCTGCAGATGTTGGCATCGACCGCGCCACTCCGCTTAAACCGTCCTTATAACCCGGCGCCACCGTGGCGTGGGCCGCGATAACCGCAAGGCTGTCGGATGGACTGACGTAACATTGGTGGCCCACGATCATGTTCCGGTCACCGTCCCCGTCAGAGGCCGCGCCAAAATCCGGTCCGTCTTCGGCAAACATCGTTTCCATCAGTTCATGCGCCCACGTCGGGTTAGGGTCCGGGTGCATGCCACCAAAATCCGGCTGAGGCGTTCCATGCACGACAGTCCCTTTGGGCGCGCCCAATCGGTTTTCCAAAATCTCCCGCCCATAGGGACCCGTGATCGCGTTCATTGCGTCAAACTGCATAGTGAAATTATCTGCAAATAGCGCTCGGATTGCCCCAAAGTCGAACAGGGTTTCCATTAAATCCGCGTAATCGCTGACTGGATCGACGATCTGGACTGCCATTTCGCCAAGCATGCTGTCGCCGATTTGGTCGATATCCGGCGCATCACCTTCCCAGATGTGGTAGGTATCAATCGTCGTAGTTCGTTCAAAAATGGCGTCTGTCACGGCCTCTGGCGCGGGTCCACCGTTCGGCGTGTTGAACTTGATCCCAAAGTCTTCATCAATCCCGCCCGGGTTATGGCTGGCCGACAGGATTATGCCCCCATCCGTCTTATGAAGCCGGATCAGGTGTGACGCGGCAGGGGTCGACAGCAAACCGCCTTGCCCCACAATAGCTTTCGCCGCCCCATTCGCAGCAGCCATGCGCAAAATTGTCCGGACCGCGACATCGTTGTGGAACCGCCCGTCGCCACCAACCACCAACGTTTTACCCGCAACACCACCGATCCCGTCAAAGATCGATTGGACGAAATTCTCAAGATAATGCGGCTCCATGAACACCCGCGCCTTTTTGCGCAGACCAGAAGTTCCCGGTTTCTGGCCATCAATCGGTGCGGTCTGAACTGTTTTGCGCGTCATTATCTGTCCTTTAAATTCAACCAATGGCTACAGGGTCTCTGACCAGCACGGCAAGAGATCATTTTTCGCAGGTGTTGCGTGGTAAATGCCGCGTGCAATCGCGCGGCTTAGGCAAACGGCGGCTGCATGTCCAATCGCCAGAAGCGCGCCATCATCGACAGGTTCTTTGGCATCACCCGTCGATACCGCAAAAACAAGATCCCCATCGAAGGGCGTATGCGACGGCACAATCGCACGAGCCATACCGTCGTGTGCTGCAACAGCGACGCGTTGGCATTGCGCTTTGGTCAACGGCGCATCAGTCGCAACAATTGCGATCGTTGTATTGGTGGGCTGACCAGACGCCGCCATTGCAGCCGCCTTTTGACTATCCGGTAGATCGCCCAACTGTGCAGAGGGATTGACGCCATAGCCGCCGAATTCTTCCCCGACCTCATAGGGCGCAGCCCAGAAATGGCGGGTATCTGGCGTTGTAACAGACCCAACCGGATTAGCCGCAACTAACGCGCCCACAGTCGTCCCATCTGGCAAAACAGCAGAAGCCGATCCTAACCCGCCCTTTTGCATCGCAGCCGTCGCACCTGTACCAGCACCAAAACTGCCCAGCGCGAATTCTGAACCTGCCGCATCATATGCCGCCCGCCCAAGCGCGCGATACGGGTTCTGATCCCACGTCTTGGCGCCCCCATTGATCAGATCGAACAAGATTGCACCGGGCACCAAGGGGACTGTCACATTGCCTACGGCAAAACCGCGTCCAGCCGCATGCAGACCGTCCATTACGCCGGACCCCGCATCTAGACCAAAAGCCGATCCACCAGACAGAAACAGCGCGTCGACGGCTGGCACCAATTTATCAGGGGCCAGCAAATCCGTTTCACGCGTTCCAGGTGCACCGCCCATAACATGCACCGAAGCTGTAAACGGGGCATCCGCCGTCACCACGGTCACGCCGCTTTTGACATCGCTGTCTTGCGCATTTCCGACCCGCAAGCCGCGCACGTCGGTGATCAGATTGAGGGGGCCGGTTTTCATCAGTTCCCTTTTCAGTGGTTTCACCCATCGTCCGGTAAAGTCGGCGCGGCTGCAAGCAATGTTTGCGTGTATGGATGCTGCGGATTTTGGAAAACGTCTTCGGTCGCGCCTTGTTCGACGATCCTGCCCGCTTGCATGACAAGCACCTTATCCGTGATCGTCCGCACAACCGACAAGTCATGCGAGATAAACAGGTAAGAAAACGACCGTTGCGCGCAAAGTGCTGCGATCAGATCAAGCACTTGCGCCCGCACAGACACATCAAGCGCAGAGACGGCTTCGTCAAAAACGATCAGATCGGGTTGCGTGATCAAGGCGCGTGCAATGGCGATGCGCTGACGCTGCCCGCCTGAAAATTCATGAATGTATTTGTGAGCGTCTTCCGGTTTCAAACCGACGTCGGATAGCACCTGAGCCACTTGGGTGTGCTGTTCCGCTTGTGTCGGCCTGGGGTCGGACAAATGGAATGGCTCTGCAATCAAACGACCCACACGATGACGCGGATTGAACGACCCAAATGGGTCTTGGAACACGACTTGCATCTTGCGACGAACGCTCAGGTTCGGCTGTTTGCCAGCAAAGACCGGATCGCTATCAAGTGTGATAGTACCGGCCTGAACAGGCTCTAGCCCCAGAATAGCCCGTGTTAGGGTCGATTTTCCACAACCGCTTTCCCCGACAAGGCCAATCCGTTCACCGCGTTGCAGGTCAAAGCTGACATCATCGACAGCCCGAAACCGCCCCGGTTTCGCGAAGAACGAAGGGCGCGGCGTGCGGTAATCACGGCTGACGCGCTGGACCGACAAAAGCGGACTGTGCGCAGCGACGGGGGGTAATACAACCTTGTGCCCAGACGCTGCGAAGAGCGCCCGTGTGTAGGGATGTTTTTTTGCACGGAGAAGATCGGCGGTTGCCCCCTGCTCCACGATCCGCCCCTTCTGCATCACAACGATCCGGTCGGCCATATTCGCCACAACTGCCAGATCA
The Rhodobacteraceae bacterium S2214 genome window above contains:
- a CDS encoding P1 family peptidase, with the translated sequence MKTGPLNLITDVRGLRVGNAQDSDVKSGVTVVTADAPFTASVHVMGGAPGTRETDLLAPDKLVPAVDALFLSGGSAFGLDAGSGVMDGLHAAGRGFAVGNVTVPLVPGAILFDLINGGAKTWDQNPYRALGRAAYDAAGSEFALGSFGAGTGATAAMQKGGLGSASAVLPDGTTVGALVAANPVGSVTTPDTRHFWAAPYEVGEEFGGYGVNPSAQLGDLPDSQKAAAMAASGQPTNTTIAIVATDAPLTKAQCQRVAVAAHDGMARAIVPSHTPFDGDLVFAVSTGDAKEPVDDGALLAIGHAAAVCLSRAIARGIYHATPAKNDLLPCWSETL
- a CDS encoding dipeptide ABC transporter ATP-binding protein, which translates into the protein MTLLRVQNLSVAIHETPILHGVSFDVQAGEIVAITGESGSGKSLTALGVMGLLPRGSVATGAIDLDGQDVLQASEAQLCGMRGNDVGMVFQEPMTALNPVQTIGDQVSETIRVHGDASRADARKRAAEMLARVGLPNDRFPLSRYPHELSGGQRQRVVIAMAIALRPKLLIADEPTTALDVTTQATILALLQDLVAEFDMGLLMITHDLAVVANMADRIVVMQKGRIVEQGATADLLRAKKHPYTRALFAASGHKVVLPPVAAHSPLLSVQRVSRDYRTPRPSFFAKPGRFRAVDDVSFDLQRGERIGLVGESGCGKSTLTRAILGLEPVQAGTITLDSDPVFAGKQPNLSVRRKMQVVFQDPFGSFNPRHRVGRLIAEPFHLSDPRPTQAEQHTQVAQVLSDVGLKPEDAHKYIHEFSGGQRQRIAIARALITQPDLIVFDEAVSALDVSVRAQVLDLIAALCAQRSFSYLFISHDLSVVRTITDKVLVMQAGRIVEQGATEDVFQNPQHPYTQTLLAAAPTLPDDG
- a CDS encoding alpha-D-glucose phosphate-specific phosphoglucomutase encodes the protein MTRKTVQTAPIDGQKPGTSGLRKKARVFMEPHYLENFVQSIFDGIGGVAGKTLVVGGDGRFHNDVAVRTILRMAAANGAAKAIVGQGGLLSTPAASHLIRLHKTDGGIILSASHNPGGIDEDFGIKFNTPNGGPAPEAVTDAIFERTTTIDTYHIWEGDAPDIDQIGDSMLGEMAVQIVDPVSDYADLMETLFDFGAIRALFADNFTMQFDAMNAITGPYGREILENRLGAPKGTVVHGTPQPDFGGMHPDPNPTWAHELMETMFAEDGPDFGAASDGDGDRNMIVGHQCYVSPSDSLAVIAAHATVAPGYKDGLSGVARSMPTSAAVDRVAKSLGLPCFETPTGWKFFGNLMDDGQVALCGEESFGTGSDHIREKDGLWAVLMWLNIIAATGQGVAELLKAHWAVYGRNYYSRHDFEAIPTEQADIVFNGLRDKQAELVGQVFAGLTVTAADEFSYNDPVDGSVSHQQGLRVMFGDGTRFVLRKSGTGTTGATLRLYLEALEEDPAKLDQDAQAALADVIAAAHAILGMEAATGRSKPDVIT